The nucleotide window CGACTGGGCGAACCAGGCGGGTCTGGGGCGCACGGTGACCGCCGCGGACACCCTGAAAAACGTCCTGGTCAAAGTCCGCCAGCCGGGCCAGGACTGGGAGCTGCTCGCCATCGGTGTGCCTGGCGACCGGGAGGTCGACGACAAGAGACTGGGGGCGGCGCTGGAACCGGCGGAGTTCGCCTTGCTCGACGACAGCGACTTCGCCAAATACCCCTTCCTTGTCAAGGGCTATATCGGCCCGAACGCACTACAGAAGAACGATGTGCGCTATCTGGTCGACCCACGCGTGGTCGACGGCAGCAGCTGGATCACCGGCGCCGACGAGCCCGGTCGGCATGTGGTGGGCTTGGTCGCCGGGCGCGACTTCACCGCCGACGGCACCATCGAGGCCGCCGAGGTGCGTGCGGGCGATCCCTCCCCGGACGGGGCCGGTCCGCTGGTCATGGCGCGCGGTATCGAGATAGGCCACATCTTCCAGCTGGGTCGTAAGTACACCGACGCGTTTGCCGCCGACGTGCTCGGCGAGGACGGCAAGCCGGTGCGGCTGACCATGGGCTCCTACGGGATTGGGGTGTCGAGACTGGTCGGCGTGCTCGCCGAGCAACATCACGACGAACTGGGCCTGCGCTGGCCGTCGGCGATTGCTCCGTTCGACGTTCACCTGGTGATCGCCAACAAGGATGCGCAGGCTCGTGCCGGAGCCACGGCCCTGGCCGACGAATTGGATCGGTTGGGTGTTGGGGTGCTGCTCGATGACCGCCAGGCGTCGCCCGGCGTCAAGTTCAAGGACGCCGAGCTGCTGGGGATGCCGTGGATCGTCGTGGTGGGACGCGGCTGGGCCAACGGCGTGGTCGAACTGCGTGACCGGTTCACCGGGCAGACCCGTGAGCTGGCGATCGACACCGCCGCGGTGGACATCACGACGGCCGTATCTGGTTAGACGTGGTGCTTGCTCAGGTGCGGCTGCCGGCTTCTTTTGCGAGCTGAACTCGCGATGTCAGCCCGAGCTTGCTGTAGACGTGGGTCAGGTGGGTTTGTACGGTCCGATGCGATACGACAAGTCGAGTCGCGATGTCTTTGTTGGTCAATCCCTCGCCCACCAATCGCACCACGTCGAACTCGGCCGGCGTGAGCGATTCCCAGCCGCTGGTCGGCCGCTTGCGTCTGCCACGGAGTCGCTGGGCGTAGTCGATCGCCTCTTCGGTCGACAGCACCGCGCCCTCCGCCCAGGCGGCATCGAAGTCCAGCTCGCCCATCGCATCCCGCAGCGCGGTCACCGAGGCCTCGTAGCCGGCTTGGTAGACCCCGAAGCGGACGAGGCCGATGCGTTGCCGAATCGCCTCGGCGGCTCCGAATAACCTCGCCGCTTCGGTGTGACTTCCGGCGTCGCTGGCGAGGCCGGCAAGGCACTCGAGCACGTCGGGAAGGTCCACGTAGGCCCCAAGATCGGCCGCACAGGTCAGCGCGCGCCGGGCGTCGCGTTCGGCGTCGTCTCGTTTGCCTTCAGCGATTGCGATGCGGGTTCTCGCCGTCAGCGCCACCGCCAGGTGCCGGCCGGCCGCGGTCTGTACGGCTTCGTCGCTCCAGCGCCGCGCCGCGACGAGATCGCCTGCGGCAAGCGCGACCTGGGCACTGAACGCGCGCTGCACCGCTGTCGACTGCGGCATGGCCACGCCCAGGTTGTGCCATGCCGACTCACTGGCCTCTCGCGCGGTCACCACGTCGCCGGCGGCCAGGGCCGCGGTGGCCAACGCGGAGTAGCCCATCCCCGCGAAGTACTCGCCCAGCCCGGCGGCCTCCAGGGCCGCGTCGGCCGCCTCGCGCGCCGCGTCGATGTGACCTTGGTATGCCAAGGCGTAGCCCAGGCCTTGCAGGCTGTTCGCCCGGTGCATCACGTCCTGGGATTCCTCGGCCTCGTTCGCGACCTCGCGGAATTGCGCGACGGCCCCGGCCAGTTCGCCCTGCATCAGCTGGGCGAACCCGAGACACAGTCGACACCACCGCGAGCGGGATCGATCACCGATGGCGTTAGCCAAATCGCGCCCTTCCTCCGCGGCTTTGCGCACCGCGATCGGGCGACCCGCCAGGATCGCATCGACCGCCTGGAAGGAAAGGATCTGGCTCAGTCGCCACCGGTCGTTGATGCGGCGGGCCAGGCCGTGAGCCTCGTCGAAGTACGGCGCGGCCACCTCGACGGAGGCACCAACGACGGAGATGAGGCCGCAGGCCGTAAGGGCACGGGCCAGCAGGGCCGTGTCTTTGACTTCGCGCGCGATAGCCAGAGCCTGTTGGGCCTGTGCCATGCCCGCGGTTGCGTCGACAAAGATGTCCAGCATGGCCCGGTCGGCCAGCGCCCGGGCGCGCACCGCGGGTGCAATCGCGTAAATATCGTGGTCCGTGTCGGCAAGTACGGTGTCGAACCAGGTCCGTCCCTCTCGGATGCGCCCGCGTGTCAACCACACCGGCTGCAGCGAGGACGCCAGCGTCAACGCGATCTCGATGTCTGCTTTTTCGCGACTCCACCCGAAGGCGGCGCGCAGGTTGTCCATCTCGGTATCGGCCTGCTCGATGTGGCGTTGGTAGTCGGCGCTGTCCGGGACGTCGAGCAGGCCGGCCAGCATCGCGTAGTGGTCGCGGTGGCGCATCCGTACGTCGTCGGCATCGCCGGACTCGTCGAGCTTTTCCAGCGCGTACTGGCGCACGGTTTCCAGCAGCCGGTAGCGCGTGCGACCGCCGCTGTCGTCGGCGGCCACTAGCGACTTGTCGACGAGCAGCATGAGTTCGTCAAGTACTTGATAGCGCTGGACATGCGCGCCCCCCGCGACCGCTTGTGCGGCGTCCAGGGTAAAGCCACCGACAAACACTCCCAGGCGGCGAAACAACGCCCGCTCATGCTCGCTGAGGAGCGTGTGCGACCAATCCAGCGAGGCCAGCAGCGTTTGTTGGCGAGCCATCGCGGTGCGCGCGCCGCCGGTCAACAGTTGGAACCGATCACGCAAACCATCGATGATCTCGCCCAGGGACAGCCCCCGCACCCGGGCCGCCGCCAGCTCAATCGCCAACGGCAAGCCGTCCAACCGTTCGCAGATCTCGACTACCGCGGTGGCATGGTCACCAATGAGGCGGAAATCCGGCCGGACCCGTCGAGCCCGATCGCAAAACAACTGGCAGGCTTCGTCGCTCACCGGCAGTGAGCGCACCCGCCAGCGCACCTCGCCCGCAATACCGAGCGGCTCACGACTGGTCGCCAGCAGGGACACGCCCCGACACGTTTCCAGCACGGCCACCACCAACGCGGTGGTCGCATCGAGCAGATGCTCACAGTTGTCCAGCAATAACAGTGCTCGACGCGCGCGCAGGAACGACAGGATTGTGTCGGTGATGGGGTGGCCGAGCTGATCGCGCAGGCCCAGCGCACGTGCCAGGGTGGCCGGTACCAGATCAGGGTCGGTGATCGGTGCTAGATCCACATACCACGCACCGCCGAACTCGCCGGCGGCCTGAGCGGCCACTTGCACCGCCAGCCGTGTCTTGCCGACGCCGCCCACGCCGGTCAGGGTGACCAATCGGTGGTCGGCCACGAGCCGGCGGACTTCGTCGATCTGCGCGGCGCGCCCGATGAAGCTCGTGAGCTGTACGGGAAAGCCGTGCGCCACATCGACATCGGTGGTCCGCAAGGTGGTCCGCAGGGGCGGGAATTCGATCTGCAGATCCGGATGACAGAGCTGCACCACTCGCTCGGAACGACGAAGGTCGCCCAGCGGGTGGTTCCCCAGGTCGATCAACCAGGCTCCGTCGGGCAGTCGATCGACGGTCAGGTCCTCGGTGGCACCCGAGAGCACCGTTTGGCCCCCATGCGCCAGATCACGGAGGAGAGTGGCCTGGTTGACGGTCGGGCCGGTGTAGTAGCCCGCCTGGTGCAGCTCCGCCTCGCCGGTGTGCACCCCGATGCGCAGCCGGATCGGGGCCAACTGAGCTCGCTGCAACGCCAGCGCGGCGGCTACCGCGTCCGAGGCGCGCGCAAAAGCGATTACGAAACTGTCGCCCTCGCCCGGCTCGACCGGCAGCACCCCGTCATGGGATGCGACCGCGTCGGACTGTGCTGCGTGGAGGCGCGTGACTGCAGCACGCATCTCGGCAGGTTGAGTTCCCCAAAGTCGGGTTGATCCCTCAACATCAGCCAGTAGCAGTGTCACCGTGCCTATCGGCAGCAACTTGCTCACGCCCTCATCGCCTCACCGTGGTTCAGTCATGCTAGTCAGCCTGCGCTGACTGCGCATAACTCGACTGTGGGTGACACCGGCCAAAATGTGCCGGACCGAATGGTCGGCGATAGGCCCGGGCGCGAACCCGGTCGGGGCGTGCCTAGGCGATCAGCTGGCCGATGGCAACGCGATGCCAGGTCAGATCGCTTGCAGGTCCGCCAGCTCCTCGGTGAGGTAGCGCTGCAGGTTCGGGCCAATGGTTTGCGCGATGTGCTCGGCCGGCATCGACGCGAACGGCTCGATCTGAACCATGTAGCGGGCCATGACGACGCCCAGCAATTGGGAGGCGACGAACTGCGCGCGGATCATGCCGGTGCCAGGTGGGTTGTCCACCCTGGCGCCCACCTCGGCGGTGACCACTTCCTGCAAGAAGGAGCGTGCCAGGCTTACGTCGCCGCCGGCTATCAGCGATCGTAGGCTGGCCATCAGCGCGGTGCCGGCTTCGGAGTCCCACAGCGGCAACAGCACCGACGGCAGTTTGAACCCGAGTTCTTCGACCGGGGTGTCCCGCATCGGTCCCAGCACCTGCATGGGGTCGATGGGAACGCGGATGGCAGCGGTGAAAAGCTGTTGTTTGGTTCCGAAGTAGTGGTATACGAGCGCGGCGTCCACTCCCGCGTTGGCCGCCACCGCCCGCACCGAGGTTCGGTCGATCCCGTTGCGCGCAAACAGCTCCCGAGCGCTGGCGAGAATTTGTTCGCGAGTGGTGGAGTTGGTGCCGCGGGGTCGTCCGCGTGGCCGGCGCGCTGTGTTGTCGGT belongs to Mycobacterium basiliense and includes:
- a CDS encoding proline--tRNA ligase yields the protein MITRMSELFLRTLRDDPADAEVPSHKLLIRAGYIRPVGPGLYSWLPLGLRVLRNIERVVREEMNAIGGQEILFPALLPRAPYETTNRWTEYGDGVFRLRDRRGNDYLLGPTHEELFTLTVKGEYSSYKDFPLTLYQIQIKYRDEARPRAGILRAREFVMKDSYSFDTDAAGLKASYHAHREAYQRIFDRLQVGYVIVSAVSGAMGGSASEEFLAESPIGEDTFVRCLESGYAANVEAVVTSRPESLPIEGQPEAVVHDTGDTPTIATLVDWANQAGLGRTVTAADTLKNVLVKVRQPGQDWELLAIGVPGDREVDDKRLGAALEPAEFALLDDSDFAKYPFLVKGYIGPNALQKNDVRYLVDPRVVDGSSWITGADEPGRHVVGLVAGRDFTADGTIEAAEVRAGDPSPDGAGPLVMARGIEIGHIFQLGRKYTDAFAADVLGEDGKPVRLTMGSYGIGVSRLVGVLAEQHHDELGLRWPSAIAPFDVHLVIANKDAQARAGATALADELDRLGVGVLLDDRQASPGVKFKDAELLGMPWIVVVGRGWANGVVELRDRFTGQTRELAIDTAAVDITTAVSG
- a CDS encoding LuxR family transcriptional regulator, with the translated sequence MSKLLPIGTVTLLLADVEGSTRLWGTQPAEMRAAVTRLHAAQSDAVASHDGVLPVEPGEGDSFVIAFARASDAVAAALALQRAQLAPIRLRIGVHTGEAELHQAGYYTGPTVNQATLLRDLAHGGQTVLSGATEDLTVDRLPDGAWLIDLGNHPLGDLRRSERVVQLCHPDLQIEFPPLRTTLRTTDVDVAHGFPVQLTSFIGRAAQIDEVRRLVADHRLVTLTGVGGVGKTRLAVQVAAQAAGEFGGAWYVDLAPITDPDLVPATLARALGLRDQLGHPITDTILSFLRARRALLLLDNCEHLLDATTALVVAVLETCRGVSLLATSREPLGIAGEVRWRVRSLPVSDEACQLFCDRARRVRPDFRLIGDHATAVVEICERLDGLPLAIELAAARVRGLSLGEIIDGLRDRFQLLTGGARTAMARQQTLLASLDWSHTLLSEHERALFRRLGVFVGGFTLDAAQAVAGGAHVQRYQVLDELMLLVDKSLVAADDSGGRTRYRLLETVRQYALEKLDESGDADDVRMRHRDHYAMLAGLLDVPDSADYQRHIEQADTEMDNLRAAFGWSREKADIEIALTLASSLQPVWLTRGRIREGRTWFDTVLADTDHDIYAIAPAVRARALADRAMLDIFVDATAGMAQAQQALAIAREVKDTALLARALTACGLISVVGASVEVAAPYFDEAHGLARRINDRWRLSQILSFQAVDAILAGRPIAVRKAAEEGRDLANAIGDRSRSRWCRLCLGFAQLMQGELAGAVAQFREVANEAEESQDVMHRANSLQGLGYALAYQGHIDAAREAADAALEAAGLGEYFAGMGYSALATAALAAGDVVTAREASESAWHNLGVAMPQSTAVQRAFSAQVALAAGDLVAARRWSDEAVQTAAGRHLAVALTARTRIAIAEGKRDDAERDARRALTCAADLGAYVDLPDVLECLAGLASDAGSHTEAARLFGAAEAIRQRIGLVRFGVYQAGYEASVTALRDAMGELDFDAAWAEGAVLSTEEAIDYAQRLRGRRKRPTSGWESLTPAEFDVVRLVGEGLTNKDIATRLVVSHRTVQTHLTHVYSKLGLTSRVQLAKEAGSRT
- a CDS encoding TetR/AcrR family transcriptional regulator; protein product: MTDNTARRPRGRPRGTNSTTREQILASARELFARNGIDRTSVRAVAANAGVDAALVYHYFGTKQQLFTAAIRVPIDPMQVLGPMRDTPVEELGFKLPSVLLPLWDSEAGTALMASLRSLIAGGDVSLARSFLQEVVTAEVGARVDNPPGTGMIRAQFVASQLLGVVMARYMVQIEPFASMPAEHIAQTIGPNLQRYLTEELADLQAI